The genomic interval GTAATCGGCCGAAACCTCTTCGACCACACCGGCTTTCTCGTTCACGACCATGTCGCCCGCGTCGACCGCGGCGCGCAATTCCATACCGGTGCCGACCAGCGGCGACTCGGCGCGAATCAGCGGCACGGCCTGCTTCTGCATGTTCGCGCCCATCAGGGCACGGTTGGCATCGTCGTGCTCGAGGAACGGAATCATGGCCGTCGCGGCCGACACCATCTGGCGCGGCGAGACGTCCATGTAGTCGACCTCGTTCGGGACGACGTACTCCATCTCCTCGTTGCCGCGGCGCGCGAGGACGCGCTCGTCGAGGAAGTTGCCGTCGGCGTCGACGGCGGAGTTCGCCTGGGCGCGGACGTGGCGGTCTTCCTCGTCGGCGGTCAGGTAGACGACCTCGTCGGTCACCTTGCCGTCGACCACCTTGCGGTACGGCGTCTCGATGAAGCCGAACGGGTTGACCCGCGCGTACACCGACAGGGTGCCGATCAGGCCGATGTTCGGGCCTTCCGGCGTCTCGATCGGGCACATGCGGCCGTAGTGCGACGGGTGCACGTCGCGCACCTCGAGGCCGGCGCGCTCACGGGACAGACCGCCCGGACCCAGCGCCGACAGGCGGCGCTTGTGGGTCAGGCCCGACAGCGGGTTGTTCTGATCCAGGAACTGCGACAGCTGCGAGGTGCCGAAGAACTCCTTGATCGCGGCCACGACGGGACGGATGTTGATCAGGGTCTGCGGTGTGATGGCCTCGACGTCCTGCGTGGTCATGCGCTCGCGCACGACGCGCTCCATGCGCGACAGGCCGACCCGGATCTGGTTCTGGATCAACTCGCCGACGGTGCGCAGGCGACGGTTGCCGAAGTGGTCGATGTCGTCCACCTCGACCGCGACCTCGACGCCGCCCGGGGCGGTCATCTCGCGGTCGCCCTGGTGCAGGCGCACCAGGTACTCGATGGTCGCGACGATGTCCTCGCGGGTGAGCACCGAGCCGGTGATCGGCTCGCCGGCGTTGAGGCCCAGCTTCTTGTTGACCTTGTAACGGCCGACGCGAGCCAGGTCGTAGCGCTTCTCCTTGAAGAACAGGTTCTCCAGCAGGGTCTGCGCGGACTCCTTGGTCGGCGGCTCGCCCGGACGCAGCTTGCGGTAGATGTCGAGCAGCGCCTCGTCCTGGCCGGCGGTGTTGTCCTTCTCCAGGGTGGACATCATGATCTCCGAGAAGCCGAAGCGCTCGGCGATCTCCTCGGTCGTCATGCCCAGCGCCTTCAGCAGGACGGTGACCGGCTGGCGCCGCTTGCGGTCGATGCGCACGCCGACGGTGTCGCGCTTGTCGACGTCGAACTCCAGCCACGCGCCCCGGCTCGGGATCACGCGGACGCTGTGCAGCAGCTTCTCCGTGGCCTTGTCGATGGACTCGTCGAAGTACACACCGGGCGAGCGAACCAGCTGCGAGACCACGACACGCTCGGTGCCGTTGATGATGAACGTGCCCTTGTCGGTCATCATCGGGAAGTCGCCCATGAAGACCGTCTGCGACTTGATCTCACCGGTGTTGTTGTTGATGAACTCCGCGGTGACGAACAACGGCGCCGCGTAGGTCATGTCCTTGTCCTTGCACTCTTCGATGGAGGCCTTGACCTCTTCGAAGCGTGGATCGGAGAAGGACAGGGACATCGAGCCCGAGAAGTCCTCGATCGGCGAGAGTTCCTCGAGCACCTCCTCGAGCCCGCCGAACGGGTTGACGTCGCCACGGGCGATCGCCTTCTCCCGCCAATCCGGCGAACCGATCAGCCAGGCGAACGAATCGGTCTGTAGATCGAGAAGACCCGGAACCTCGAGAGGCTCGCGGATCTTCGCGAAAGACACCCGCTTCGGGGCTCCGGGGATACCGGCCTTGGTCTGGGTGGAGACTGCCAAGATGCGTCCTTCCAGCACCTCACGCGCGTCCGGGTGGTGTCAGTACGTACGTGACACCACTCGACCGTCGCTTGTCTGCTACGAATTCCGCTGGTTACGACCCGAACGAAACCCGAACAGCAAAGAACGGAAGTAACACCTCGACGGTGGAACTTTCGTGATGCGATCAAGGTAAGGACAGGAGGCAGCCAGCGCAAACTCCAAACCTACACCCATACAGAGAGGGTGTCAAAGTACCATCCGAACCGTGTTTCGGACGGCTGGCGCGCCGAGGACCCCATCACGCTGGCTGCGTTCGAGCCTTCGGCGGCGAATCCACCCGGGCCCGGAGGCCCTGTGGCAGCTGCCGCTGTTGTGAATAGCGTGACTGGTCGGACGAAACTCGTCAAGTGTAGGAGGGGGCAAATCCCCTGTTGATTCCGTTGTGCATGCAACCGTAATTGCAGCGAATCGCAGGTTGAGCAGGGAAGATTGCTGATCGATTGCTCAGCGGTCGGCGATTTCACTCGCCAGCCAGTGGCCGTCGAGCTTCTCCATGCGCAGCACGATCGGACCCGACGCGCTCTCCTGCGGAACGTTGTTCTTCGTAGCGCTCACCGTCAGGTTGACCAGCAACTCCGCGCGGTCGTCGGTGAGCAAAGTCACACCAATGGGGTCGGCTGTGGCTTGCGCGGTCGACTGCGCCTGCTGGATGGCCGAGACCGTGGTGTCGGCGAACTTGTCGAAATCGGCGAGCATCTTGCCGGTGACGACGCCGTGCACGGCATCCTTGTAGCCGCCGATGGTCTTCACGTCGTAGGAGTAGAGCGTCTTCAGCGCGTGGTCGGCCGCGGCGGTGACCTCCTGCGTCGCGCGCGTGTCGACGTAGGCGTCGTTGCCGTCGGCCACGCCGGGACGGAAGGCCGCTACCGCGGCGAAGCCGCTGAGCAGCACGGCCGCGACCAGCAGCGCGGCCGCGAGGCTCCAGGAGGAGCGCAGCGCGCGGGCATCGGGCCACCGGAACGACGGACGGCGGTCACCGGCCGAGGAACCGGCACCCGACGAACGGTCGGCCGTCGACCGGCGGGTGCCGGAGACGGACCGGTCCGCTGCGGACTTACGATCCGAGCGACCCTCCCGCGGAGAACGATCGACGGGCCGGCGGACCGTCCGTTGCGTGGTCACCGAGGTCCGATCGGATGGGCGCAGGCGGTTCGAGACCTTGTTGACGGGTCGGCGCGAAGTCATGACGGCTACCTCCTACGATCCCGGCTGACCCGGTTGGGCGGGCGGCGCGGGCGCCTCGCTCGGCGCGGGAGCGGGCGCCGGGGCGCCGCCGGGCTGCCCGGGGGCGCCGGTCAGGTCGGGGGCGTTCAGCGGGACCATCTGCCCCAGCGAGTTCGCCTGTTCGGTCTTCCACACGTCGCCGGCCTTGGCCATGTCCAGCGTCCAGGTCGCGCGGAACGACTGCACCGGCACGTTGGGCGCGGTCTGGGTCAGCTGCAGCACCACGATGGCGGAGGCCTTGTCGCGCTCGCTGTCCAGGGAGTTCAGCGACGCGCCCAGCACCTTGGCGTCGATCTTGGTCTTGGAGTTCTGCGCGGCCTGCTTGATGCGGTCGCGGTTCTGATCGAGCTGGGCGAGCATGTCACCGGTCATCGAAGACTTCATCAGATCGATCGAACCGTCGATGTTGTCGGGGTTCATCGAGGACAGGTTGATGGCCGCCTGCCGCGCCGCGTCCAGCGCGCTGTCGCGGGCATCGGCGCGGGGACCGTCGGTGAACCAGGCGGCGCGCGCCCAGCCGACGCCGAACCAGGCCGCGGCGACCACCGCCACGACCAGCCACACCGCAGCTATCGCGGTGATCACCGTGCGCAGCGTCGTGGCGGACGCGGCATCGGCCGTGCGCTCCGTGGACGGAGGCGCGACCGGCGCGGCAGCTTCCGCCGCGGTCGGCGACGGCTGGTCGGTCGAATCAGAACTCACAGCGACACCCTAGCGTCGTATTCGCGATCACCGCTTCGGGGTCACCCCGATGAGGGGGGCCAGCTGGGCGGCGACCGGATTCAGGTTCAGCTTGTCCGGGTCGGTCTTCGGCGTGGCATCCCACGGCTGCGGGATGCTCGGATCGGCCAGATCCGCCCGCTCACCGCCGCGCACCGCGGTCGGATTGCCGAATGGCACAGTGCATTTCGCGTCGGTGTTGAACGGGAAATCGTCGCGGGTGTCGTCGAAGTTCGGGTTCTGCGCCTTCATCTGTTCGAGAATCCGCTTCGTGCCCTCGTAGCCGACGGTACAAGCCGGTGGGTTGTTGGTCTCGAGTACCAGCCCGAAGTGGCTGGTGTTGTCGCCGGGCGCGGTCGCCGAGCCGCCGATCGACAGCAGCGGCAGCATCTGCACCAGCGGTTTCAGCGCGTAGTACTTCGGCGAGATGGCCAGCAGCAGCGCACGCAGATTGGTCAGATCGGTGGTCAGCGCCGCGCCGCTCTCGTCCAGCAGGCCGCCGACGGCGTTGCCCGCGTCGGCGCCGGTGCCGATCAGGCGGCGAATGTCGGGATCGTTGGCGCGCAGCTGCACGGCCAGCTTGTCCAGGCCGTCGCTGAAGCGGCGGATCGCCGGCGACTGCTCGGCCTGGGTGCCGAGCACGGTCTGCGCGTCCCGGATCAGATCGACCGTCTGCGGCAGCGCCTCGACGCCGGTCTGGCTGAACTTGTTCAGCGAGTCGACCAGCACACGCAGGTTGTCGCCCTGCCCGTCGAACGCCTTGCCCAGCTCGGTGATGGTGGTGGACACCGCCTGCAGATCCGTCGTGCTCGCGAAACCGTTGACGCTGGCGAGCAATTCCTCGACCCGGATCGGCACCTCGGCGCCGTCGATCACCGAGCCGTCCTTCAGATACGGGCCGCCCGAGGAGCTCGGCACCAGATCCACGTACTGCTCACCGATCGCCGAGCGGTTGGCCACCACGGCCTTCGCCGTCTGCGGCACCTTCGGCTTGCCCGAATCCAGCTCCAGGTAGATGACGACTCCGTCGGGCGTGATGTCGAGGGAGTCGACCCGGCCGACCGGGACGCCGCGGTAGGTGACCTCGGCCCCCTTGGACAGGTTGCCGGTCTCCTTCGCGGTCACCTTCACCTGGTATTGGCCGAAGCCCAGCATGTGATCGAACTTGATGTACTTGCCGCCGACGAACACGACGCCGAGCACCGCGATCACGACGAAGGCGATCAGCTGGTAGCGCACCAACTTGCTCATCGCGGCTTCACTCCCAACTGCTCCAGGATCGAGCCGATCGGATCACCCGGCCCGGTGGCCGGTGCGACGACGGTCGGCGGCAGCGGCAGCAGCGACACCGTCGGCCAGCCCGGACGCGGGCCGTTGCCGTTGTAGTACGGATTGGTCGGGTTCACCGGCACCGGCGGCCCGTACCGCGGCGGGACGTACACCGGATCCGGTTTGCCCACACCGAGATTCGACAGCGTGGTGCCGATCTGCAGATCCACCGACAGCCAGGTGTTGACCGAGCCGCCGATCGCGGACTTGATCGCCTCGTCCGGGAAGGGGTAGGTCGGGATGAGCGGGAACGCGGTCACCAGGTCCGGCGCCGAACGGCCCAGCTCCTGCAGCGTCGGGCGCAGCGCCTGCAGGTCGCGGATCAAATTCTCCTTGGACCGGTCGAGCACGTCGAAACCGGCTTGGCCCACGCGATCGAGTTGCTGCAGCAGCCCGATCAACTGCGGGCGCTGCTCGTCGAGCACCTTGATGCCGGCGGGCAGCTCGTCGAGGATCTTGCCGATCTGCTCGGTCTGCTGGCCGACCCGCGACGACAGCGTGCCGAGGCCGTCCAACGCGTGCTGGATCTCGCCGACCTGGTCGTTCAGGCCGTCGATCAGGAGGTTGGCCTGGTCCAGCAGCGAGCGCACCTTGTCCTCGCGACCGGCGAAGGTCTTGTTCAGCTCCGACACGATCGGCTGCAGCTGTGCCACCCCGCCGCCGTTGAGCAGCAGTGACAGCGCGCCCAGCACCTGCTCCACCTCGGTGGCGTGCCGGGTGCGCTCGGTCGGGATGACGGCGCCGTCGGCCAGCGTGCCGGTGGCCGGTTCCTGTTTCGGCACAGACAGTTCCACGAACTTCTCGCCCAGCAGGTTCGACTGCTTCACCTCGGCGTGCGCGTTGGCGGGCAGCTTCACCGACGAGTTGACCAGCGTGCGGACGTTGGCGGTCCAGCCGTCGGGCGCCACGTCGATCTTCTCGACCCGGCCCACGGCCACACCGTCCACCTTCACCGCCGACTGCGGCACCAGATCGAGCACGTCGTCGAATCGGACGTCGATGTGCATCGGGTGCTCACCGACGTCGGCGCCGCCGGGTAGCGGCACGCTGTAGATGCCGTCGGAGGCGCAGGAGGTGACCAGCGCCGCCGAGATTCCGAGCACGGTGGCGGCCGCGCACCCGCGGACGAATCGGATCGTCATCGCGTCCCACCTTCCTGCTGAGACGGCGGCAGCTGATCCGACGGCGTGCCCGGCACCGTGCCGGGGACGGGGGCCCGCTGCTGGTTCTCCCCGCTGAGGATGCCGAACGGCAGGATCAGCGACGGGGTGGACACCCCGGCCTTGACCTGGTCGGTGATCGTCTTGCACTGATCCAGGATCGGGCGCAGCTGCCGGCTGATCGCGTCGAATTTCGGGTCCCCGGGCCGCAATTGGCCGAGATCGAGCATCTTGCAGACCGCGCCGAACGGGTTCTCCAGATCGGTGAAGTTGGCGCGCATGTCCAGCGTGCCGGACTCGCCGTTGTGCACGTTGATCAGGTTGCTCAGCGCCAGCGGCAGCACCGGCAGCAGGGCGGCGACATCCTGGCGCTGGTCGGACAGGGTCTGGGTCAGCTTCGTCAACGCCTCGGCGTTCTCCGCGATCAGGCCCCGGTTGTCGTCGATGAACCGGGCCACGTCGCCGAGCCCGATCGACAGCAGGTGCAGGGCCTGGCCGAGGTTCTGGCGCTCGTCGGCGAGGAAACCGGCCAGATCCGCCAGCTGCGTATTGAATTGACGCACCTGCTGGTCGCTCTCGGCGAGTGTGCGCACGAAGATCTGCAAATTCTTGACGGTGTCGAAGATGTCGCCGCGCGCGTCGGACAGATATCGCGCCGCGTACGAGAGCTGGGTCAGGCTGTTGCCCAGCGCCGCACCGTTACCGGCGAGGTTCGCCGCCGAGGTGCGCGCCAGCTCGTTCAGCGCGCCGTCCTTGTTGGCGCCGTCGGGGCCCAGCGCTTCGGACAGCTGCGCGATCGACTTGTAGAGCCGGTCGACCTCCACCGGAGTCGCGGTGCGCTCCTTCGGAATCGTCGCGGTGCGCGGCATCTTCGGTCCGCCCTTGTAGACGGGCGTGAGCTGGATGTAGCGGTCCGACACCACCGACGGCGTGATCTGGGCGGCCTTGGCGTCGGCCGGGATGTCGTAGTTCCGGTCGACCCGCATGGTGACCTTCACCTGCTCACCCGCGGGCTCGACCGAATCCACCTTGCCCACCGGCACGCCGAGGATGCGGACGTCCGAGCCCTCGTAGATGCCGATCGACTTGTCGAAGTACGCGGTGATCTTGGTGGTGTTGTAGTTGTCGAACAGCCACCACAGCACACCGGCGAGCACGACCACCACGACCAGAGCCCCGGCGACCAGCATCTTGGTGCCGCGGCCGGCCTGCCGGAACGCGGTCAGCGGATCCCGGCGGGTGCCCACCGAACGAGACGCCGTCATCAGTAGCCTCCCAGATTCCGGATCGGCGGACGATCGCCCGGGATCTCCGGCAGCGCCGGCGGGGTCAGGTTGACGATCACGGCGTCGAACCAGCGACCGGTGCCGAGCACGTTGGCGTACAAGCCGTAGAACGGCGCGGCCAGCGTCAGCGTCTTGGAGATGTTCTGCTGGTTGTCGTTGAGCATGTCGATGGCCGACTTCAGGTTGGTCAGCGCCGGGCCGATCTGCTCCTCGTTGTCGTGCACCAGGGCCGTCAGCTCCGCGGCCACCGTCCTGGCGCCGGTCAGCAGCTGCGAGATGGCCTGCTGGCGCACATTCAACTCGGCCAGCAGTTCACCGCCGTTGGCGAGCAGACGCTCGAATTCGGCGTTGCGGTCGGCGAGCACCTTGGTGGTCTTGTTGGTCGCCGCGAACAACTGCTTCAGCTGCTCGTCGCGCTTGGCCAAGGTCTCCGACAACCGGCCGATGCCGTCGATGGCGCCGCGGATCTCCGGCGGGGTGCCCGAGAACGCGTCCGACAGCACCCGCATGCTGGCGGCCAGCCGGCCGGTGTCGGTCTGCTCGAGATCCTTCGCGACCTCCTGGAACGCCTCGGTGACGTCGTAGGGAGACACGGTGCGCGACAACGGAATCGGCTTGCCCGGATCGGCGACGTGCGACCCCTTCGGGTCCAGCGCCAGGTACTTCTGGCCGAGCACCGTCTTGATCTGGATCGAGGCCGTGGTGTCGTCGCCGACCCAGGCGTCCTTGGTGCGGAAGTCCACCAGCACCTTGTCGCCGTCCAGGCGCACGTCGGCGACCGAGCCGACCTTCACACCGGCGATGCGGACCTCGTTGCCCTTCTTGAGCCCGGCCGCCTCGGAGAACTCCGCGGTGTACTTGGTGCCCGCGCCGATGAGCGGCAGCCGGTCCAGGAAGAACACCGACACCGTGATCAGCAGTACGAGGAACAGGCCCAGCCCGCCCATGAAGGCGGGGCTGCGCTTACCGGTCAGTTGCCGGTCGTCCATCAGCGGCCACCCTTCCCATGACAACGCGGGGCCGGGTTGGTGTAGAGCGGCTGGTTCACCGTCGGCAGATCGGTGATCGCGGCCGGCATGTTCAGCTGCGGCGCGTCCCTGGTTCCCGGCCCGGCGACGATATCGATGCCGCACAGATAGAACTGGAACCAGGAGCCGTAACTCGCGGCGCGGCCCAGCTTCTCCATCTTGATCGGCAGGTTCCCCAAGCCCTCGTTCACCTCGTCCGACCGATCGTTCAGGGTGCCGGTGAGCTGGTTCAGCCCGGCGATCGAACCCTGCAGGGTCGGGCGGGTGGGCACCAGCAGATCGGCCGTGGCCGAGGCCAGGTTGCCCAGCGACTGCACGGCCGAGCCGATCGTGCCCCGCTCGGCGTTCAGTCCGCTGACCAGCGCCTCGGTATTGACGATGAGATCGTCGAGTTGGCCGTCGCGCGAATTGATCGAGTCCAGCACGGCATTGAGGTTCTTCACGATCTCGCCGATCACCGCGTCCTTGTCGGCGATCTTGTTGGTCAGGCTCGCCGTATTCGACACCAATTCGGTGATGGTGCCGGACTCACCCTGGAAGACCTGGATGATCTCGTAGGACAGCTTGTTCACGTCGTCGGCCGACAGCGTTTGGAACAGCGGGCGGAAACCGTTGAACAGCGTGGTCAGATTCAGCGCCGGGCGGGTGCGGTCCAGCGGGATCGTGCCGCCCTCGTTGAGTTTGCGGCCCTGCTGCCCGGTGCCCTGCTCGAGCGCGATGTAGCGCTGGCCGACCAGGTTCCGGTAACGGATGGTGGCCGTGGTCGAGGCGGGCAGCCAATCCCGGTCGGTCAGTTGGAATTTCACTTCGGCCTGGTTGTGGCCGACCACCGACACCTTGGTCACCTTGCCGACCCGCACACCCGCGATGCGCACCTCGTCGCCCTTGTTGAGCGAGGTGACATCGGTGAACCGCGCCTTGAATTCCGGACCGCCGCCCGAATAGTTGGCGATGGTGACACCGAGCAGCGCGGTCGCGAACAGCGTCACCACGATGAAGATGGCGAGTTTGGTCAGCGGTCCGCCGAGCCCACGTAGATTGCCGCTCACTTCACACTCACCTCGCTTCCGCGCAGGGCCGGCGCGCCGATCCGGGTCACCCAGCTCGGCACCTGATCCGGCGAAACCCCGTTGGCCGCACCATAGATCGCGCCCAGGGTGTGCTGTTCGGCCGGGGAGCCCGCCAGGGTGGGGGCGGCCTGCCCGCCGTACACCGAGAACTGGGCCGGGGGGACCTGGCCGATGTCCGGGTCACCCGGGTTGCGGCTGGGTGGCTGATAGGAGCCGTCGTTGGCCGAGCCGGTCGGGTACTGGCCGGAGTCCACGCCACCGGGGAACTCCGGGAAGCACACCGGCGGGCGCTCGTCGAGCCAGCGCGGCTCGTCCTGGTTGGGCAGGTAGCGGCCGCGGGTGTTGGTCAGCATGATCGACACCCGCGAGCCCGGCAGGTCCGTGCCCTTGCCGAAGATGTTGTCGATACGCGGCTTCAGCTGCGCGAAGTTCTTGAACGTGCACGCGAAGGTAGGCGAATAGGTGCCCAGCAGTTCCAGCGCGGTGCGCGAGTCGGCCGCGATATCGATGATGTTGTCGTGGTTGGCCAGCAGGAAATCGGCCGTCTGCGCCGAGGTCGGCGTCAGTACCGCGTACAGCGTGTCGAGCTGGGTGCGCTTCTGCACGATGGTCGCGTTGAGCGCACGCAGGTTGTCGAAGGCGTCGACCAGTTGCGGCAGCGCGTCGGAGTAGGTGTCGGCCACGGTGGCGAACTGGCGGATGTCGTCCTGCAGGGCCGGCATCACGCCGTTCAGGTCGCGGAAGATGGTGTCCAGCCGGTCGATCGTGTGGCCCAGCTCCTCGCCCTGCCCGCCGAGCGCCTGCGACAGCGCGCCCAGCGTGGAGGCCAGATATTGCGGCGGAATGGATTGCAGCAGCGGTAGCACCGAGTCGAGCAGCTGGCTGACCTCGACGGCGTTGCCGCTGGCATCCTGCTGCAGGGTCATGCCCGCTCGCAGCGGCTCGCCACTGGGCTGCTCGGGCCAGACCAGTTCCACGTAGCGCTCGCCGAACAGCGTCTTGGGCAGCAGGCGCGCGGTCACGTTGGACGGGATCTTCTTCGCCTTGTCCGGGCTCAGCGACAGGTGCAAGGTGACCTTGCCGCCCGCGGACTCGCTGGAGCGGACCTCGCCCACATTGACGCCGCGCACCTTCACATCGGCGTTGCGCGTCAACGCGTTTCCCACGGTGTCGGTGACCAGGTCGACCTTCACCGTCTTGACCCACACCTTGTTGTAGGCCGCGATCGTGGTCGCCAGGAACAGCGCCATCACCACGAAGAACAGCAGACCGAGAGTGCGCACCCGGATCTTCTCCGTGGAGCGCCAGAACTGCACCCCGTTCATCCGGCCACCCGCACGGTAGTAGTCGTTCCCCAAATAGCAAGACTGAGGAAGAAATCCAGAATGTTGATCAGCACGATCGAGGCCCGCACCGCACGTCCGACCGCCACGCCGACACCGGCCGGACCGCCGGTCGCGGTGAAGCCGTAGTAGCAGTGGATCAGGATGATGACGAACGCGAAGACCAGCACCTTGAGGAACGAATACAACACGTCCTCGGGTGGCAGGAACAGACTGAAGTAGTGGTCATATGACCCGGTCGATTGCCCGTTGAACCACACACTGATCTGCCGCGAGGCCAGGAACGTGCCCAGCAGGCCGACGATGTACAGCGGGATCACGGCGGTGAAACCGGCGATCACGCGGGTGGTCACCAGGAACGGCACCCCCGGCACCGCCATCACCTCGAGCGCGTCGATCTCCTCGGAGATCCGCATGGCCCCGAGTTGCGCGGTGAAACCACAGCCGACCGTCGCCGACAGCGCCAGCGCCGCGACGAGCGGGGCCAGCTCGCGGGTGTTGATGTAGCCGGTGAGGAATCCGGTCAGCACGCCGCTGCCCAGCGCGTCGAGCGCCTTGAAACCCTGCAGGCCCACGACCACGCCGACCGATGCCGACATCATCACGACCACGCCGATGGTGCCGCCGATCACCGCCAGGGCGCCGGAGCCGAAGGTCACCTCGGCCAGCAGCCGCATGACCTCCTTGCGGTAGTGCACCACCGTGCGCGGAATCCACGCGATGGCCTTGGAGTAGAACGACATCTGATCGCCGGCGCGATCGATCACGTCGACCGGTCCGCGCAGCATCCTGCCGACCCGGCGCAGCTGCTTGGCGAACACCGGGGAACGCTGTGACACCACCATGGGTCAGGAGCCCTTGGCCGGGACGACCTGCAGGTACACCAACGTCAGAATCAGATTGACGAAGAAGAGCACCAGGAAGGTGATCACCACGGATTGGTTCACCGCGTCACCCACTCCTTTCGGTCCCCCCTTCGGATGCAAACCCTTGTAAGCGGCGATAACTCCCGCGATCAGTCCGAAGATGATTGCCTTGATCTCGCCGATCCACAGGTCGGGCAGTTGGGCCAGCGCGGAGAACGAGGCCAGGTAGGCGCCCGGCGTGCCGCCCTGCAGCAGTACGTTGAAGCCGTAGCCGCCGCAGATGCCGACGACCGACACCAGACCGTTGAGCAGCACGGCGACCAGCATCATGCCGAGCACGCGCGGCACCACCAGCCGCTGCACCGGGTCGATGCCCAGCACCTCCATCGCGTCGATCTCCTCGCGGATGGTCCGCGAACCCAGATCGGCCGCGACGGCCGAGCCGGCGGCGCCGGCGATGATCAGCGCGGTGACGACGGGAGCGGCCTGCTGGACGGTTGCCAGCACACTGGTGGCGCCGGTGAACGCCTCGGCGCCGAGTTGCTTGATCAGTGAACCGGTCTGCAAAGCCACAACGGCGCCGAACGGGATTGCCACCAAGGCGGCAGGGAGAATCGAGACGCTCGCGATGAACCACGACTGCTCGACGAACTCACGCCATTGGAAGGGCCGGACAAACGTTTTGCGCGCGACATTGATGAGCAGCGCGAAGATGTTGCCAGCCTGGGCAAAACCCGACTCGACCGGAGTGCGCAGCCGCGTCAGGGTTTGATTCACGGCTGCGTATGTTACCCGTTGGTTGGGTTGTGACGCACGGTGGTGTCGTACGCGCCGCCCTGATATTCCGGAGTATTGCCGGTGTAGGCCGGTAGGACTTGTGTATCGCCGTTCTCGTTCATCGATTCCTGGATGGCGACCTGCGCCGCGTGCGGCAGGGTGTGCATGATCTCCAGGACCCGGTGGCGACGGCGCTCCACGGCCTGCCGGAACGGCATTCCGGGCGTGGCCTTCATCTGCGGGATGATGCCCTCGACCTCGTCGGTGCCGTTGTCGTAGTGGCCGGCGTCGGCGAGCGCCTGCTCGCGCGCCATCTGCGCCTCGTCCTTCTCCTCCGACATGCCGATCGGACCGACCATGCGGCCGTTGAGGAACTGCTTGACCACCGGCTCGTCCGAGGTGAGCAGCACCTCGCGCGGGCCGAACATGACCAGCTGCCGACGGAACAGCATGCCGATGTTGTCGGGCACGGTGCGGGCCAGGTTGATGTTGTGCGTCACGATCAGGATCGTCGCGTCGATCTGCGCGTTGATGTCGATCAGCAACTGCGAAAGATAGGTCGTGCGAACGGGATCCAGGCCCGAGTCCGGCTCGTCGACGAGGATGATCTGCGGGTCCAGCACCAGCGCGCGAGCCAGGCCGGCGCGCTTGCGCATACCACCGGAGATCTCACCGGGCAGCTTGCCCTCGGCACCGAGCAGACCGGTCAGCTCGAGCTTCTCCATGACGATCTTCTTGATCTCGGATTCGCTCTTCTTGGTGTGCTCGCGCAGCGGGAAGGCCACGTTGTCGAACAGATTCATCGAGCCGAACAGCGCGCCGTCCTGGAACAGGACGCCGAACAGTTTGCGGATCTCGTAGAGTTCCTTGTTGGAGCAGGTGGTGATGTCGGTGCCGTCGATGAAGATCGAACCGCGCTCCGGGCGCAACAGCCCGATCAGCGACTTCAGGAACACCGACTTACCGGTACCGGAGGGGCCGAGCAGCGCACTGACTTCCCCCGGAGGCAGCGTCAGCGTGACATCCTGCCAAATCCGCTGCGAACCGAAAGACTTGGTAACAGCTTCGGTCCTGACCTCGACGCCCACGCCAACCTCCACGAATTCTTCAGACGAGCGCCCGAGCGGCTACGTCACGGCAC from Nocardia wallacei carries:
- a CDS encoding ABC transporter ATP-binding protein, producing the protein MGVEVRTEAVTKSFGSQRIWQDVTLTLPPGEVSALLGPSGTGKSVFLKSLIGLLRPERGSIFIDGTDITTCSNKELYEIRKLFGVLFQDGALFGSMNLFDNVAFPLREHTKKSESEIKKIVMEKLELTGLLGAEGKLPGEISGGMRKRAGLARALVLDPQIILVDEPDSGLDPVRTTYLSQLLIDINAQIDATILIVTHNINLARTVPDNIGMLFRRQLVMFGPREVLLTSDEPVVKQFLNGRMVGPIGMSEEKDEAQMAREQALADAGHYDNGTDEVEGIIPQMKATPGMPFRQAVERRRHRVLEIMHTLPHAAQVAIQESMNENGDTQVLPAYTGNTPEYQGGAYDTTVRHNPTNG
- a CDS encoding MlaE family ABC transporter permease; this encodes MNQTLTRLRTPVESGFAQAGNIFALLINVARKTFVRPFQWREFVEQSWFIASVSILPAALVAIPFGAVVALQTGSLIKQLGAEAFTGATSVLATVQQAAPVVTALIIAGAAGSAVAADLGSRTIREEIDAMEVLGIDPVQRLVVPRVLGMMLVAVLLNGLVSVVGICGGYGFNVLLQGGTPGAYLASFSALAQLPDLWIGEIKAIIFGLIAGVIAAYKGLHPKGGPKGVGDAVNQSVVITFLVLFFVNLILTLVYLQVVPAKGS